Genomic DNA from Candidatus Planktophila sp.:
AAGGCCAGACGTGCAGGCACACGCGAAGTTGAAACGAAACCATTTATTGCCTGATCGATCAGTGAAATAAAGCTATTTTTAGACTTCCCTCGCTCGCGCTTAACCCACGTATATGGAACCGACGTGCTCTTCACTCCGGTTTGTGCAATTAACCCTCTGATATATGGATACTGGTCATCAACGGCCAAAATCGAATCAATCACTTTCTTATCCGCAAGCAGAAACTCACCTGAGTTAAGCGGGATTACGGCGGCGGCAAATTTTTTGATAATTCGGTAATACAGCCCGCGGGCAAAACGCATAACTAACGATTCTTCACGTTTGGCGCGAACACCGTAAGTAACTAAAAAGCCTGCCTCCCAATTTTTAACAAACTCTGGGATCACAGATGGTGGATCTTGCAAATCAGCGGCCAACTGTGGAACAACGATATCTCCCGTTGCACTCTTCATAGCGTTCCACATATTTCTAAATGGACCAACGTTGCGACTATTAGATATGACTTTTACATGTTCATCTCCAGCTGCAATTTTACGCAGTTTAATAAGCGTTGAATCCGTTGAAGCATTGTCGGCAAAAATGTGTTCGTAGTCGTAATGTGGCAACTGCTCCTGCATAATTTTCTTTAACTCCGAGGCACAGATTTCTACATTTACCTCTTCGTTATAGCAAGGCGTGATGACTGACAGTTTTTTCATCGCTGTGCTCCGTAGAATTCAAATATTTGTCGATCTAACGCCGCTAATGGGGAGCTGTGCATTGACTCTTTCTCCCAATCAATAGTCCAGCGGATTGCTTCATGGGCTTCAAATCGATTGCTCCAGCCTAACTCTTTGGTGGCTAACTCTGATGAGAGCCACAACAGCCCGGCCTCGTGTGGGGACGATGGATCACTCTGAATTTCGATCCCTTTTGAGCCTTCCCACTGCCTGCATGCGTAATCTGCCATCTGCGCAACGGTTAACTTTGATTCTTCGCCTGGGCCAAAGTTAAATGCAAGTGCTATTTCACGGCCCACCATTAAAGCCGATCCCATAGTTAAGTACCCGTTTAGTGGATCTAAAACATGTTGCCACGGTCTAATTGATTCAGGGTTTCTAATAATGGTTTTTTCACCGGCATGAAAGCCACGAATTAAATCGGGAATCAACCGATCTTCGGCAGTATCGCCGCCACCGATTACATTGCCAGCACGCGCCGAGGCGATCATAATCTTTTCAGCGCCATGGCGTGCAATCGTCTGCCATGCTGAAACAACCATCTCTGTGGCGGCTTTGCTAGCGCTATATGGATCCTTTCCCCCAAGTGGTTCATCCTCAGAATACCCACTCAGTTTTTCAACATTTCTATAGACCTTGTCCGTAGTAATCGCCACTACCCAGTGCGTGGCCTTATTGCTCACGGCCGCGTTTAGTACATGCGCCGTCCCCATAACATTTGTATCGAAAGTTTCAATCGGCTCTTTGTATGAGCGGCGCACTAAAGGCTGTGCGGCAAGGTGAAAAATTCCGTCGAATCGATGTGTCGTAAAGTAATTCTCCACCGCGTTGCGATCGCGAATATCGAGAATGCTGCTCTCCTTTAGCCCTAAATCGCCAGCCACATCGAAGAGTGAGTTAGTTTCTGCCTCAAGCGCTACACCGAAAACTTCGGCACCAGCTAAAACTAAAATTCTAGATAACCATGCACCTTTAAAGCCCGTGTGCCCGGTTACCAGAATTTTTTTTCCCGAGTAATCCTTTAAAAAATTAGCCATAGAACTAGATCACCAAATTTTCCAAGGTGCCTCGTTGTTGCTCCATAGTTCATTGAGCTCCTGGGATTCACGGAAAGTATCCATTGGCTGCCAGAAACCCTCATGCTTATAGGATTTCAACTCACCTTTCTTGGCAAGGTTTTCAAGCGGCCCTTTCTCTAACACGCACTCGGAATCCAGGTAGTCAAAAATTCCTGGCTCAAAGATAAAGTAGCCGCCATTTACCCACTTTTCAGCCTGCGGCTTTTCTGCAAACTCTGTGACTGTCTCATTCTCATCTATCTGCATTGCCCCAAATCGATTTGTAGGGCGCACTGCTGTGACCGTGGCGATTTTTCCATGGGATTCGTGGAATGTAGTTAAAGCTTTTAAATCGATATCGGCAACGCCATCGCCATATGTACACAGAAACTTTTCGCCCTCTACATACTGCTTAATGGAGTGGATTCGCCCACCCGTCATAGTCGT
This window encodes:
- the rfbF gene encoding glucose-1-phosphate cytidylyltransferase, whose protein sequence is MKAVILAGGLGTRLREETEFRPKPMVEIGGRPILWHIMKTLSTQGINEFVICLGYKGDYIKDFFINYEARTHDITVKLGENEGLVQHAKSNKENWTVTLANTGLTTMTGGRIHSIKQYVEGEKFLCTYGDGVADIDLKALTTFHESHGKIATVTAVRPTNRFGAMQIDENETVTEFAEKPQAEKWVNGGYFIFEPGIFDYLDSECVLEKGPLENLAKKGELKSYKHEGFWQPMDTFRESQELNELWSNNEAPWKIW
- the rfbG gene encoding CDP-glucose 4,6-dehydratase gives rise to the protein MANFLKDYSGKKILVTGHTGFKGAWLSRILVLAGAEVFGVALEAETNSLFDVAGDLGLKESSILDIRDRNAVENYFTTHRFDGIFHLAAQPLVRRSYKEPIETFDTNVMGTAHVLNAAVSNKATHWVVAITTDKVYRNVEKLSGYSEDEPLGGKDPYSASKAATEMVVSAWQTIARHGAEKIMIASARAGNVIGGGDTAEDRLIPDLIRGFHAGEKTIIRNPESIRPWQHVLDPLNGYLTMGSALMVGREIALAFNFGPGEESKLTVAQMADYACRQWEGSKGIEIQSDPSSPHEAGLLWLSSELATKELGWSNRFEAHEAIRWTIDWEKESMHSSPLAALDRQIFEFYGAQR
- a CDS encoding glycosyltransferase, which translates into the protein MKKLSVITPCYNEEVNVEICASELKKIMQEQLPHYDYEHIFADNASTDSTLIKLRKIAAGDEHVKVISNSRNVGPFRNMWNAMKSATGDIVVPQLAADLQDPPSVIPEFVKNWEAGFLVTYGVRAKREESLVMRFARGLYYRIIKKFAAAVIPLNSGEFLLADKKVIDSILAVDDQYPYIRGLIAQTGVKSTSVPYTWVKRERGKSKNSFISLIDQAINGFVSTSRVPARLALLGGFILSFFGFAYALFTVIMVLTSDGSAPVGIPTIIVGIFLMGGVQLLFLGLIGEYILSIHGQVRRTPPMFEIERINFKER